In Azospirillum ramasamyi, the following are encoded in one genomic region:
- a CDS encoding MFS transporter: protein MALSALLTPALLRAAGATPLRAVMMVAAALIAFAAGVLPQLASVLPAEALGGVLFDGAVLLLVSLLLAFEALLLLAAPPRRSAPLPASAVAGMRAALFLFMLAEELSRSFLPLYTRELYTPVPGLSETLMMGLPIGLFMALVAVFTPFAGAWADRFGSRRTLLLGTLPAVAGFAGTALAGSMAELLLWRSACALGYAVMFIGAQGFIARHTPAGQRARGMAQFVAAVVVAGLCGAPLGGILADLLGYRATFAASALQALAASFAAATLLPADRGERGRARRFRLGDVGGLLANQRFVALLLFSSVPTKLMLTGYLFYLVPVSLHAAGETPAGIGRLMMTYGLIIVLLGPWVSRLADRTGRHALFAGIGGLVGGAGALAILQDPGVPGILAGIAALGVAHALNNATQLALVPEICRAECARMGESSVFGVYRLLERGGSVAGPLLAAAVADRFGIQAALVTLGALGVLCGTAFCAVFLLAPAAAPASRTAGKGAVP, encoded by the coding sequence GTGGCACTGTCTGCCCTGCTGACGCCGGCCCTGCTGCGTGCGGCTGGAGCCACGCCCTTGCGCGCGGTCATGATGGTGGCGGCGGCACTGATCGCATTCGCGGCCGGGGTGCTGCCGCAACTGGCCTCCGTGCTGCCGGCAGAGGCGCTCGGCGGCGTCCTCTTCGACGGCGCCGTTCTGCTGCTCGTTTCGCTTCTGCTGGCGTTCGAGGCTCTGCTTCTGCTCGCCGCGCCGCCGCGCCGCTCGGCACCGTTACCCGCATCGGCGGTGGCGGGGATGCGCGCCGCGCTGTTCCTGTTCATGCTGGCGGAAGAGCTGTCGCGCTCCTTCCTGCCGCTCTACACGCGCGAGCTATACACGCCGGTGCCCGGCCTGTCGGAAACCTTGATGATGGGGTTGCCGATCGGGCTGTTCATGGCCCTGGTCGCGGTCTTCACCCCCTTCGCCGGTGCCTGGGCGGACCGCTTCGGCAGCCGTCGCACCCTACTGCTGGGAACCCTGCCGGCGGTCGCCGGCTTCGCCGGGACGGCGCTGGCCGGCTCGATGGCCGAATTGCTGCTGTGGCGCAGCGCCTGCGCGCTCGGCTATGCGGTGATGTTCATCGGGGCGCAGGGCTTCATCGCCCGCCACACCCCGGCCGGACAGCGCGCGCGCGGCATGGCGCAATTCGTCGCCGCCGTGGTCGTCGCCGGGCTGTGCGGTGCGCCGCTGGGCGGAATTCTGGCCGACCTTCTCGGCTATCGCGCCACCTTCGCAGCCTCGGCCCTGCAGGCCTTGGCAGCATCTTTCGCCGCCGCGACCCTGCTGCCGGCCGACCGGGGGGAGCGTGGGCGGGCCCGCCGCTTCCGCCTGGGCGACGTTGGCGGCCTGCTCGCCAATCAGCGTTTCGTCGCCCTGCTGCTGTTCTCGTCGGTGCCGACGAAGCTGATGCTGACCGGCTACCTCTTCTATCTGGTTCCGGTTTCCCTCCACGCGGCGGGCGAAACCCCGGCCGGGATCGGCCGGCTGATGATGACCTACGGGCTGATCATCGTGCTGCTCGGTCCCTGGGTGTCGCGGCTGGCCGACCGCACCGGCCGCCACGCCCTGTTCGCCGGGATCGGCGGGCTGGTCGGCGGGGCGGGCGCGCTGGCGATTCTTCAGGATCCGGGTGTTCCGGGCATCCTGGCCGGCATCGCGGCGTTGGGCGTCGCCCACGCCCTGAACAACGCCACCCAACTGGCCCTGGTGCCGGAGATCTGCCGTGCGGAATGCGCCCGCATGGGCGAATCGAGCGTCTTCGGCGTCTACCGCCTGCTGGAGCGGGGCGGGTCGGTCGCCGGTCCGCTGCTGGCCGCCGCCGTCGCCGACCGCTTCGGGATACAGGCGGCGCTGGTGACGCTTGGCGCGCTGGGCGTGCTGTGCGGCACGGCCTTCTGCGCGGTGTTCCTGCTGGCCCCGGCCGCGGCCCCCGCGTCACGGACGGCCGGAAAGGGCGCAGTCCCATGA